A window of Streptomyces armeniacus contains these coding sequences:
- a CDS encoding helix-turn-helix transcriptional regulator, whose product MNPNSGQDGEHGEDVLLTAEQAADILGIGASTLRAYAARGEAPSGRKIGRKRRWTLREIEHHRDHPPSANPARTGRPPGARDTRRRRPTARGSLAARRAAELAGRLADGDTVTTEQIMSTYGVTERTAQRLLKRARSSG is encoded by the coding sequence ATGAACCCGAACTCCGGACAGGACGGTGAGCACGGCGAGGACGTGCTGCTGACTGCCGAGCAGGCCGCCGACATCCTCGGTATCGGCGCATCGACGCTCCGGGCGTACGCGGCCCGTGGCGAGGCGCCGTCTGGTCGGAAGATCGGCCGCAAGCGACGGTGGACGCTTCGGGAGATCGAGCACCACCGTGATCACCCGCCGAGCGCGAACCCCGCCCGCACCGGCCGCCCGCCCGGCGCCCGTGACACCCGCCGTCGGCGTCCGACGGCCCGCGGCTCACTCGCCGCCCGCCGGGCCGCAGAGCTCGCTGGCCGTCTCGCTGACGGTGACACGGTCACCACCGAGCAGATCATGAGCACGTACGGCGTCACCGAACGCACGGCGCAGCGCCTCCTGAAGCGCGCCCGCAGCAGCGGGTGA
- a CDS encoding PadR family transcriptional regulator, with protein MTLPTQLVLQVLLEQPSQELYGLQIGSQAGLASGTIHPILARLEAVGWLTSRWEDSDRAHQQGRPRRRYYQLSQEGCSQAPVALARAKARRNALRGMSLNLPGEAHA; from the coding sequence ATGACGCTTCCCACGCAACTCGTCCTGCAGGTTCTGCTGGAGCAGCCGTCCCAAGAGCTCTACGGACTTCAGATCGGCTCCCAGGCCGGGCTGGCCAGTGGCACGATCCACCCGATCCTGGCTCGACTGGAAGCAGTGGGCTGGTTGACCTCCCGATGGGAGGACTCAGACCGAGCTCATCAGCAGGGCCGCCCGCGCAGACGGTACTACCAGCTCAGCCAGGAAGGCTGCTCACAGGCCCCCGTCGCGCTGGCCCGCGCTAAGGCTCGCCGAAACGCGCTGCGAGGGATGTCTCTGAATCTTCCCGGAGAGGCCCACGCGTGA